ACGGTTCGACCTCGCCGGTGACGCGGCCGGTGACCTCGACGAACGTCGTACCCATGCGCGTGAAGTGGCCGCGAATGTCGTCGCCGTTGCGGTCGAGTCCGATCTCGGCCAGCTTCTTCGGCTCGCCGAACGTCTCGCGCCCGCCGACGACCGCCTGCTCGGTCGTCATCGGCATGACCAGCGCGTAGTCACCGTCGACGTCGTCGTGGCGGGCGTGCACCGCGAACGTCCCGGCACCGAAGACGGGGTAGCCGCGCCCGAGGTCGACGGTGGCGATGGTCAGCCGGACGAGTGGCTCGGCGGGTGGCGACAGCGGCGGCGGCAGCACGGCCGCGATCGCGTCCGGATCGGTCTCGTACGTCGCGACCAGCGTGGTCGCCCAGGTGTCGACTTTGGTCGCCTCCACCTCGCGGTTGCGGAGCTCGTCGAGCGAGCGTGCGCCGTACCTGACTCGTGCCATGTGCTGACTCCTATTCAGGTTTGCCGAAGCCGA
This is a stretch of genomic DNA from Mycobacteriales bacterium. It encodes these proteins:
- a CDS encoding acetoacetate decarboxylase family protein, with the translated sequence MARVRYGARSLDELRNREVEATKVDTWATTLVATYETDPDAIAAVLPPPLSPPAEPLVRLTIATVDLGRGYPVFGAGTFAVHARHDDVDGDYALVMPMTTEQAVVGGRETFGEPKKLAEIGLDRNGDDIRGHFTRMGTTFVEVTGRVTGEVEPSPERTRTSFYLKFLPSPTGKGFDGDPMLVYCRRAEKTKAMWNVDGEVVLRESRFDPVADLPVRKLRSIELAERSSVQTGEVVSTIPADWVAPYVHQRYDDLSPVGSD